CAGTTTTTCTCTACACAATATACACCCTTAATGCGCTCATCCCCGTATTTGCTAGATATGAAGAACACAGTTAATAATGTCTTGTGTTTGATGATTAGTTTTATGCCAATGGCGTTGCTCAGCGGTAAAAGACCCAAGGCTTCGTTTCATGACAGTGGCCACATTGTGAATAATAATTGctgtttgtttgtgttgttttcattGTCAAGTAAGCGCTATTTGGTGTTCATTAATTTCTGGACTGCAATAAAATATTTTCGCCTACACTGAATCTACCACTTGAAAAATATAAATCCTTTAGCATCAAACACTCTGTTTACGTTAAtccattaacatttaatttttatacgtattctATCATTTTGTAATACTTCGAAATTCAATTGCAAACACATTGTTCTGCGATTCTCAATGTTTGAATTATAttgtgtaaaaaaatgattctTTTCTAATCGAAAGTACGACTACATATGCATTGTTTATCTTAGTAACAGAGGACAAATCAAAGCACTGAATTCAGTGAAAGTCTTCAACCACCGACTATTCGTGAAAGAAAGCAAACGAATACCAAGAACTCCAGGAAAACATGTTTAACATATGATTGTTAACACATAGtgacaagattaaaaaagacgctTTAAATAATAAAGCATGCATGGGGGTTGATCGATACACTAAGCTGTGTTATGTTAATACCTGAAAAAGCACAATGACGAACTAAAATGTCCACTGAATATGTCTTCATATTTAATAACAAAGAGTCCTTGTTGAATAAACCAGCAACACTTTTAATGACACTCAGCCGCCTGACCCCATTGCAGCACGTCAATGATGTCGCATATAGTTGATACATATATTATCCAAATATAACTACAAATAAAGTACATTGTATACTGACCtttcttttttataataaataattcgaGTGTGACTAATTGAATTCTGAGAACAGTGAGTTACATAACTTATGACATAACAATCATCCAGACAGAAAAGACTAGCACTAAATTCGCGTTTCTCGATGTTCGAAATCAAAGCGTTTTGCCGCGTGCATAGGTTGTAATGTCGGTAATTTATAGGCTGCCTTAGTCACCACTAGGTGCAACTCGTCGAATTTGTACTCGCATCGAATATTCTGATAGCATCCGGTTATATTTAAACGTTGCATACAACTATTGTTATATTTGCACGTGACTCTTGTTAAATAGCGTTATGCATAAGATGTAGCACaataataatgactaaaacacggATAAGTGTTATACAGTATATTTCGTACAGGGAATGGCGATCAACTGGCAGCATTCGGCATACTTCGCTGAAACGAATCTTAAGATGCTTGAGAACGAATATCTCTGTGACGTCACACTCGTTGCAGGAAACGAACACACACATATAAAATGTCACAAATTTATTCTCGCCAGCCGCAGCTTCCGTGTTACGTATCATGTTTGGTGGAACACTTGCCGAATCAAAAGCCATCATATTGATTCCAGATGTAGCAGCATGTTTCTTAGAAACGTTACTACGGTGGGTATAAGgcgttaaagcgagattatacgatttttataggtgtacatttgtaatatattgataaaaacatgttacactaacacacaataggcaagaacaattatacattgaagacgatttTCATtcaatgcagcaaagacaaattagcgcccccagccgattgtgacgaagatatttcgtacatatttgcctacaataaccgaagcattcgtctttttattagtaTCGGAgctagtgttcgtgtgtcgtatgaatagatatcgttgcaggaaattaaaatgatccgtaaaactaaatttagatttacatcgtacatgcatgataaacatgctggcgaattcgactgaacagacattttcgattttggaattaaatatttggcttatttcgcatttttcgacacatgttattttagttataactttttttttatttaaatttaaatatatgtataatagttgtttacacattttatataaattcataaatatttgacaatttaGCAGATATAAAAATCGTACAATCTCACTTAAAGCATGTGATCGTTAATTTAACCAAGCGTGTTTATCTTCGTTTAGAGAACGATTATTCCATACGACAAAGAATGCAAGGTAGACCTACGTTTTATTGTGACAACCGAAGTATAACGATGGGCGGTGTGACTATGACATTCAGTGACTTAAATGTTGGTGAAACTGATGTCGGCACTGACCATTCATTGTTCTTATCAACATATTCCACATATAAGtttatattattatcatattgaCACCTGAGATATAGCCATTACTGACCACAGGTACGTGATTTGAATAATTTTATAGGTGAATCACTATACACTGTGACatgcaaataacaaatatttGGCCCTTGTGGTTTCAGCTAAGATTGtgtaaatgttttcaatacattATTAACAGGAATACGTCCATTGGGCGATGCTAAATATAAGCCCAGATAAAATATCTAAACTTACTTAGAAGAAGACAAACACATGATTGTACACACTAAATATTAAGTCCATAACCCGTGTGGTTTCAGATAAGAACAAACTAGGTTGAGAAACACCTTTACATGCCAAATAAAATCTCTCTCGGCTGTGCAGTTTcggattttttaaagttttcacaaaatacttaTAAGGAAATAAATAACTTCCAACGCACGGCTACTCTTGACCAAACGGGAATTAATCTAACAAACTGTGTAGAGGACAAATTTAAAGTGGAACCCACGTACTATTAAATCTCTGACCTTTGAAATTAAATCGAAGAAGAATTAGTAGTATTGCTATCACAATAATATGTATGGGGCTCTAAATACAAACAGTTAACCCTTATATTGTACAAGTTATGCCTGGTTTACAACGCCATGCCTGCCTAAAAGCATGTGTATGATGATTTAAATGAATAACCTCTGTTATCTGGTATGCAAGCCTATCCGTTATAGGGTCTAGAAGAATATCAAACTTTAGGCATATTGAATTCTAAAGTAGGCATTAAAAATCGACCCAACAAGCATGCGTATACATGTATCAGCAAAATGGGAATTAAAGATGTTCGGACATTACATTGATCAGAGTTCCGAATTTAGCCTCGTTAGCTAAGTACGAAAATATTGAAGCGAGACTTCGAGATATTTCATATAGTATCGATTATAAGTGAAACGGTATATTCAGTGGAAGATTTAAGACGCCAAATACATAGTGACCACCACTTTTCGAAAACTTAACTATCATTCATCGTGGGGGGAAAATGATAAACATATATAAACGTCCTTCAACCGAGTACATTGGAGAATTATCTCTCTCGATGTATCGCTGTGCAAATACCCTATCAGTTAAATGTTCGTTACGCAGTATTCATACAATCTGCTCGAGTGTATTGAGTGATTTCAGTCGCggtaagtttattttttattagcaAACTTTCGAAGAATTGTTAATgtttacttaaattaattttagagacgtttaatttttaaagtaaaagttAATATTTGGTGTCacacatatttattaaattattaaattattttgaaatagacAATTTCGAAACACTTTTAAAGTATGTGTATTTAATTACGACTGAAGCGTGTCAACTTTCTGCTAAATTTTGCTTGTCCTTTGCGTCATATTTTTCAGTTTGTCaatcaatattttatatataaaaatgaattCAAATATTTGGCATGTGTATAAATGATCAAATATGGAACGGCTGatcttaaaatataaagaaaaaaagaaatgaaaattcatattttaatcgcGAAGTCGTTGTGAAAAATAGAGGAATTAAACACGATTTTAGtgcaatatcatttttttgcgaAACATTGGATCCTCTTACAGATCAACAGAATTATTCAGGCCTGAAGATAATATGTTGGATTAGGGTTCCGATTAATTTCTTACAAATTGTCGTGCTAACCTGTGAGTTATCTTTcgttatcattatatttaactgtttaacTACTATTATTAGTATGTACATGCAGCCGACTGAACATGGCAGAAGGAGGCATCGATCGTACCATGTCAGAAACTGAAAGCGTTCCCCGATCCAACAGCCTGTACAGCTGtaactctcgggtaagtcagtgACTGAACGCGATCCCAAACATAGCAGCTTGTACAGTCGTCTTTCTCGGGTAAGGCATGAGTTGAAAATGTTTTCAGACAAAGCACATTGTATAGGAAACACTCTCAAACAAGACACTGCAGCCTGTACAGCTGTCGCACACGGATAAGTTATTAATTGAGAGGATTTCCAGACACAGCAACTGGCACATTCGTCACCCACGGGTTAGGCAGATATGGAGGAGCTCAGCACCCTGTGCAGTCGGTACCCTCAGGTATGTCAGGGACAGAGAGACGAAGCAATGTGTGCAGCCGTCACTCTCAAATTAGTCTGCAGGAAATATTTGTATCCATGTTAATAGTTTAGCAAAACTATTAAAGTACCACAAAACATTATACAAACGGATTATCATCTCCATTTAGTTATACATTCCTGTCCTGCCTCGATGATACGTTTAGGCCCAAACTTAAGATGATcagttgtaaataaaatatgtacactttCAGATATTTGTTGTATAATTCCCGAAATCATGTCTTATGAACAACACAATACAAAAGTGTTAGcacttaaaatgtttataatacacTTGTGTAAATTGAGTCTGAACACAACTTTGAAATGTATATTTACCGAATGTTCCATTAATAGTATGCTCATATTGGCGTTCTTTACTTTTCTGTGTATGCTGTTCTTAGTATATACCATATTTAACTAGATTTAGATTGAACAATATTCTATGCAGAATCAGAGACttatacaacatattttaatttgaatacctgtgatttcaaAAATAATCATCTAGACTCAGCGTAtagatttattataatttatgataatttacgAGTGCGACGGTTGTTCTGACCGGATTTGAAGTCTGCAGTCTTCAACTTGTGGTAGTATAAGCAgtgtcttttagtcacgcttagcccctctagttgtgtcttatagtcacactgtaaatTTAAGTTGTGTCTTGTATTCACACTTGGTGAGTCTATTTGTGAGTTGTAGTCACAATAGTTTAAATAAGGTTAAAGCCCAAAAGAAATGTCCGTAAGGGTGACAGATGATCGGTAGCTGCGgaatccgacagccagagtgcagaaatatccgtTCACGTATCatttcagttaatgaaaaaacatcgtctttatgttcccaaaaaaatttgctcataatatcattagaattattgtcttaaccctatttatatcaattatttacataatattttacttttactgtgttttgatATTGTAGCcgacattgttttattataaagtgtcttacagcatttttatttatatcacacgaTTTTAGATTTTGAATCCTTTATTTAATGCTTCATAATAGTAccaatcactcttatttttttttatcaaatttatatacaaacatatgttttgtacaacgccattgaaaataattatataaataagcgTTTCAACAAATTAGCAAAATTCAAGTTTCAGAATAACCCGTTATTTTAAACTCACAGTGTCTACTACTATATTATTCGGGTTTTATATCTAAGAGCCTAATTCGATTACAGTCAACGTTGTTTGCCTTCATTGCAACACTAAAAATGCACGCAAACATTACAATGACGATACTGAATCAAACATTAACGTAATTTGCCCTCATGATAATAAAAGGATACCCTTTGCTAGTGTGTATAAACAGAACTAAACAAAAGTTCAAACATGAATTGTCGTATTGTAATAATTAAGACGGGTACACTTGAAAGGAACAAATCTTCGAATTTTTAACAATATCCTTAAATATGTTCACTTAAAATTATTCGATGTTTCAAAAAAGCCTATATAATTGTAAAAGCAACACAATACTAAATCGAAAAGTATGGATTTACCCAGGACTCGAACCCGTGACAATTGGAAGCAAAAGCTTTGATGCTACCTCTAAGACACATGGGCTTTAATGTGTGTCAGCGAAACATTAACGCTATATTAGATCTCAAGGTATTCTCCAATTAACCGAGGAAAATAGTAAAAATATTGCACGGACTTCAAATTACATTTTGTATGATTGTCCAATAATGAACCAACATTTTCCTTAGTTAGGAGTGTTATGTAgttttaaaataatgcattttattttcaaaatctattAATACGTTTAGGAAAAATACTGTAACTAAACTGTAAAGAAGTTTGACTACTACAAACACATTGCTGTATAAACATGTCTGTATCTATATTAATACGCGTAATATAGTTCTGTTTTTGATCGTCTATACACACTACAAATGCAACTTAATGCAAATTAATGTGTtcacaaaactaaacaaaatacaCAAGTGTGCATGCATTTATTTAACGGCGAACTGTTAATGgtattattaaataattcaaCATTCAATGTAATCGTATATCAGCAGGCATTTCACTTTTTTGCATCAATGGTTGGAAATGATATATTTCAACTAACGTTCGGGATGTGTATTTGAAGTGTGTATAGTTTAAAACATTAATACTGCGCATTTAAATTAgtaataatatgatttttttgttgttgtcagaATTATGTCGAAAGCGTGTCAATGGAGATGTGTACTATACTGAACCGGCTTGGGTACGGCGAGGAGATTAGACGGAGACGCATTGAGAAGTACAAGGAGCGTGATAGGCTGCGTAATGCACGAACAAGTCGTTTAACTACCATCACATCTGGTAGCAAGGCAGAGGGATTGACCTGCTATTTTGAAAGTGACTGGGATTTTTTATTCGTGCTTAACGATGTCATCTGTGTGGAAGCTGGCATCAATCTTCCCACCTTACAAGAGGATATGGACGTGTACAGGATGGATACACTTGTATATCCAGGGTACTGTAGTTTGTTTCTAGAAAGACTTTCGCGTAGTCCTTCTAGATTTATTATAAATTCTCTATGTGAAAATGGATATGGAGGCATTCTATTATGTAGTGGTTTATTCTTAGATGAATTTTCGACATTTTGGGCTTCTACAAAGACACAGTCTCCAATCGAAATAGTACATCACGAACGCGCGGGTCCATCGATTCCGGAAACACTTAAAATGATTAAAGGTATTAACGGTGAACTAAATCAGGACCACGTATTAGCACTACGTTGTCACTGCCCAAGCATTCTAGAACGATGGGCCGCCAGACACCGCCATTGGCCGCCACCAGTCATAGTTCAAAGAGTCGTGTCATTTGGTGCTTACGTAACACCCGTAGGTTTAAAAGGAAGTGAGCGGAAGAACATCGATTGGAGGATTTGCTTCGATACCGGTGAAACAGAACTTGTAAACAACCTTAATGACACACAAGCGAAAGTGTACGTTTTGCTTAAATTTATCCTCAAAGATGTTTTAAGGCCTCGTAAGAAAGAAATAACATCGTACGTgataaaaaatatagttttatgGCAAGCTGAGAGAAACCCA
This is a stretch of genomic DNA from Dreissena polymorpha isolate Duluth1 chromosome 7, UMN_Dpol_1.0, whole genome shotgun sequence. It encodes these proteins:
- the LOC127839338 gene encoding uncharacterized protein LOC127839338 isoform X1 codes for the protein MINIYKRPSTEYIGELSLSMYRCANTLSVKCSLRSIHTICSSVLSDFSRVCTCSRLNMAEGGIDRTMSETESVPRSNSLYSCNSRNYVESVSMEMCTILNRLGYGEEIRRRRIEKYKERDRLRNARTSRLTTITSGSKAEGLTCYFESDWDFLFVLNDVICVEAGINLPTLQEDMDVYRMDTLVYPGYCSLFLERLSRSPSRFIINSLCENGYGGILLCSGLFLDEFSTFWASTKTQSPIEIVHHERAGPSIPETLKMIKGINGELNQDHVLALRCHCPSILERWAARHRHWPPPVIVQRVVSFGAYVTPVGLKGSERKNIDWRICFDTGETELVNNLNDTQAKVYVLLKFILKDVLRPRKKEITSYVIKNIVLWQAERNPQNKFSARSLVHWLHDGLGELRTAIETQQLSYYMIPDRNLMAANSFSEKQQSKWVADITDLMAEGPRLILRLPKIRHAIIASPEPMLWFNKIRTLLEIVWQEMANRIEQYGDFDVSDIIQQEIIRLQLQTHIVLHKRMLEEGFNGDIGDIVIRILL
- the LOC127839338 gene encoding uncharacterized protein LOC127839338 isoform X2, with product MAEGGIDRTMSETESVPRSNSLYSCNSRNYVESVSMEMCTILNRLGYGEEIRRRRIEKYKERDRLRNARTSRLTTITSGSKAEGLTCYFESDWDFLFVLNDVICVEAGINLPTLQEDMDVYRMDTLVYPGYCSLFLERLSRSPSRFIINSLCENGYGGILLCSGLFLDEFSTFWASTKTQSPIEIVHHERAGPSIPETLKMIKGINGELNQDHVLALRCHCPSILERWAARHRHWPPPVIVQRVVSFGAYVTPVGLKGSERKNIDWRICFDTGETELVNNLNDTQAKVYVLLKFILKDVLRPRKKEITSYVIKNIVLWQAERNPQNKFSARSLVHWLHDGLGELRTAIETQQLSYYMIPDRNLMAANSFSEKQQSKWVADITDLMAEGPRLILRLPKIRHAIIASPEPMLWFNKIRTLLEIVWQEMANRIEQYGDFDVSDIIQQEIIRLQLQTHIVLHKRMLEEGFNGDIGDIVIRILL
- the LOC127839338 gene encoding uncharacterized protein LOC127839338 isoform X3; amino-acid sequence: MEELSTLCSRYPQNYVESVSMEMCTILNRLGYGEEIRRRRIEKYKERDRLRNARTSRLTTITSGSKAEGLTCYFESDWDFLFVLNDVICVEAGINLPTLQEDMDVYRMDTLVYPGYCSLFLERLSRSPSRFIINSLCENGYGGILLCSGLFLDEFSTFWASTKTQSPIEIVHHERAGPSIPETLKMIKGINGELNQDHVLALRCHCPSILERWAARHRHWPPPVIVQRVVSFGAYVTPVGLKGSERKNIDWRICFDTGETELVNNLNDTQAKVYVLLKFILKDVLRPRKKEITSYVIKNIVLWQAERNPQNKFSARSLVHWLHDGLGELRTAIETQQLSYYMIPDRNLMAANSFSEKQQSKWVADITDLMAEGPRLILRLPKIRHAIIASPEPMLWFNKIRTLLEIVWQEMANRIEQYGDFDVSDIIQQEIIRLQLQTHIVLHKRMLEEGFNGDIGDIVIRILL